One Xiphophorus couchianus chromosome 1, X_couchianus-1.0, whole genome shotgun sequence genomic region harbors:
- the rbp7a gene encoding retinoid-binding protein 7a — MPTSLCGTWDMISNVNFDGYMSALGISTYLRKIALRLKLKKVIERQGDQYIIKTLSTFRNYAISFKIGQEFEEFTKGLDNRHIKSTVTWQGNKQKCEQIGEKKNRGWAHWVEGDKLHLELYCDGEVCKQVFKKNVNE, encoded by the exons ATGCCTACCAGTCTGTGTGGAACATGGGACATGATCAGCAATGTCAACTTCGACGGCTACATGAGTGCACTTG GTATCAGTACTTATTTGAGAAAGATTGCCCTGCGGCTGAAGCTGAAAAAGGTGATTGAGCGGCAGGGAGACCAGTATATCATTAAAACTCTCAGCACCTTCAGAAACTATGCTATCTCCTTCAAAATCGGTCAAGAGTTTGAGGAGTTCACAAAGGGACTGGACAACAGGCACATCAAG TCAACAGTGACATGGCAGGGGAATAAACAAAAGTGTGAGCAGATTGGAGAGAAGAAGAACCGAGGCTGGGCTCACTGGGTCGAAGGCGACAAGCTCCATCTG GAACTGTACTGTGATGGAGAAGTCTGCAAGCAGGTGTTTAAGAAGAATGTAAACGAGTAA
- the ube4b gene encoding ubiquitin conjugation factor E4 B isoform X2, giving the protein MEELSADEIRRRRLARLAGGPTSQPSTPLSTPLTSPQRETPPGPLPGPSGVSPQPVPPAASQSLGLNVHSGTPATSPMGTSGVAYGSQSSEGVSSLSSSPSNSLETQSQSLSRSQSMDIDPASCEKSMSQVDVDSGIENMEVEDSDRREKRNLTEKETSANSDVSEDQALHLICKILRVSWKEQDRDVIFLPSLAADFHQNPKDVYSDFKDLISQILMEVLMMSSQSNVHNPFASLTATSQPIAAAKSSDHRLTLVQPSSQGGSPMGPSAGSFGASSLSSLGACGGGMSCDSASDRFTIEACKETEMLNYLIERFDSVGMEERKAPKMCSQPNVSQLLSNIRSQCISHVALVLQGALTQPRSPLRQSLLVPYMLCRNLPYGFIQELVRITHQEEEVFKQIFIPILHGLALAVKECSFDSDNFKFPLMALAELCEIKFGKTHPVCNLATSLPLWCPKPLSPGCGREIQRLSYLGAFFSLSVFAEDDTKVGDKYFSGPAITMENTRVVSQSLQHYLESARGDLFKVLHNILLNGETRELALNYMAALVNYNVKKAQMQTDDKLVSTDGFMLNFLWVLQQLSMKIKLETVDPYYIFHPRCRLVVSLEETRLKATMEELKSWMAELHEDPSKFSEPKFPTECFFLTLHTHHLSILPSCRRYIRRLRAIRELNRTVEELKNSESQWKDSPLASRHREMLKRCKTQLKKLVRAKACADVGLLDENQLRRCLQFYSTVIQLILRMVDQAYPNITLPLNPEIPKSFAALPEFYVEDVAEFLLFVVQYSPQVLYEPCVQDVVTFLVVFICSQHYIRNPYLIAKLVEVLFVTNPAVQPRTQRFSEMMENHPLSIKHLVPALMKFYTDVEHTGATSEFYDKFTIRYHISTIFKSLWQNIAHHGTFMEEFNSGKQFVRYINMLINDTTFLLDESLESLKRIHEVQEEMKNKEQWDQLPREQQQSRQSQLTQDERVSRSYLALATETVEMFHILTKQVQKPFLRPELGPRLAAMLNFNLQQLCGPKCRDLKVENPEKYGFEPKKLLDQLTDIYLQLDCARFAKAIADDQRSYSRELFEEVISKMRKAGIKSSIAIEKFKLLSEKVEEIVAKNSQSEMDYSDAPDEFKDPLMDTLMTDPVILPSGNIMDRSIILRHLLNSPTDPFNRQPLTESMLESVPELKERIHAWMREKQGARPF; this is encoded by the exons ATGGAGGAGTTGAGCGCAGACGAG attcGCAGAAGGCGGCTGGCACGGCTGGCAGGAGGACCGACATCGCAACCCAGCACCCCCCTAAGCACCCCTCTCACGTCCCCACAGAGAGAGACTCCACCTGGACCCCTCCCTGGCCCCTCAGGCGTCTCACCCCAACCTGTACCACCAGCTGCCTCTCAGTCATTGGGTCTCAATGTCCACAGTGGTACCCCTGCCACATCCCCTATGGGCACCTCTG GTGTGGCATATGGTAGTCAGAGCAGCGAAGGTGTAAGCTCCCTCTCCAGCTCCCCCTCCAACAGTCTTGAGACACAGTCTCAGAGTTTGTCTCGATCGCAGAGCATGGACATTGACCCTGCCTCCTGTGAAAAGag CATGTCCCAGGTGGATGTGGACTCAGGGATTGAGAACATGGAGGTGGAGGACAGTGATCGCAGGGAGAAGAGAAACTTAACTGAAAAG GAAACTTCTGCAAACTCTGATGTCTCTGAAGATCAGGCTCTGCACTTGATTTGTAAAATCCTCCGCGTATCGTGGAAGGAGCAGGACAGAGATGTCATCTTTCTCCCTTCACTAGCTGCAGATTTTCACCAGAACCCTAAAGATG TGTACTCTGACTTCAAAGACCTCATCAGCCAGATCCTGATGGAAGTCTTAATGATGTCATCCCAGTCAAACGTCCACAACCCGTTCGCCAGCTTGACCGCCACCTCTCAGCCCATTGCGGCAGCGAAATCCTCCGACCACCGGCTGACGCTGGTGCAGCCCTCTAGCCAAGGCGGCAGCCCGATGGGCCCCAGTGCTGGGTCTTTTGGAGCCAGCTCTTTGTCCAG TCTGGGTGCCTGTGGAGGGGGGATGTCATGCGATTCAGCCAGCGACCGTTTCACCATTGAAGCATGCAAAGAGACAGAGATGCTGAACTACCTCATTGAGCGTTTTGACAGTGTTGGCATGGAGGAGAGGAAAGCTCCCAAG atgTGCAGCCAACCAAATGTCAGCCAGCTTCTCAGCAACATTCGCTCTCAGTGTATCTCCCATGTTGCCCTTGTCCTGCAGGGGGCTCTGACTCAGCCTCG GAGCCCCCTCCGACAGTCTCTGCTGGTACCTTACATGCTGTGTCGGAACCTTCCGTATGGCTTTATTCAGGAGCTGGTGCGCATcacccaccaggaagaggaagtgTTCAAACAG attttcaTTCCCATTCTCCATGGGCTCGCTCTGGCAGTGAAAGAATGTTCCTTTGACAGCGACAACTTTAAATTCCCCCTCATG gcATTAGCTGAGCTTTGTGAAATTAAGTTTGGAAAAACTCATCCCGTGTGCAACTTG GCAACATCACTTCCTCTGTGGTGTCCCAAACCTCTGAGCCCTGGTTGTGGCAGAGAGATTCAGAGACTATCCTACCTTGGGGCGTTCTTTAGCCTTTCAGTATTTGCAGAGGATGAT ACCAAAGTAGGGGACAAGTATTTCTCTGGCCCAGCCATCACCATGGAGAACACCCGAGTTGTCAGTCAGTCGTTGCAGCACTATCTGGAGTCAGCAAGG GGTGACCTTTTCAAAGTTCTCCATAATATTCTGCTGAATGGAGAAACGCGCGAGTTAGCTCTCAACTACATGGCAGCTCTAGTCAACTACAATGTGAAGAAAGCTCAGATGCAG ACTGATGACAAGCTGGTTTCAACAGATGGCTTCATGCTCAACTTCTTATgggtgctgcagcagctgagcaTGAAGATAAAACTGGAGACAGTGGACCCATACTACATTTTCCATCCACGGTGTCGCCTTGTTGTCAGCCTGGAGGAGACTCGTCTTAAAGCCACCATGGAGGAGCTAAAAAGCTGGATGGCTGAGCTGC ATGAGGATCCCTCAAAGTTCTCGGAGCCCAAGTTTCCCACCGAGTGTTTTTTCTTGACACTTCACACTCATCACTTGTCCATCCTGCCAAGCTGTCGGCGCTACATCCGCAGATTGCGCGCCATCCGTGAACTCAACAG GACTGTAGAGGAGCTGAAAAACAGTGAGAGCCAATGGAAAGACTCTCCCTTGGCCAGTCGGCACAGAGAAATGCTGAAACGATGTAAAACCCAGCTCAAG AAACTGGTGCGAGCCAAAGCGTGCGCTGACGTGGGCCTTCTGGATGAGAACCAGCTGCGCAGATGTCTGCAGTTTTACAGCACAGTTATTCAGCTCATACTTCGCATGGTGGACCAGGCCTACCCCAA CATTACCCTCCCTTTGAACCCTGAGATTCCCAAAAGCTTTGCTGCTCTGCCGGAGTTTTATGTTGAAGACGTGGCagagtttctgctttttgttgtgCA GTACTCTCCCCAGGTTCTGTATGAGCCGTGTGTCCAGGATGTTGTCACCTTCTTGGTAGTGTTCATCTGCAGTCAGCACTACATCCGGAACCCCTACCTTATAGCCAAGTTGGTGGAAGTGCTGTTTGTCACCAACCCTGCTGTACAGCCTCGCACTCAGAGATTCTCTGAAATGATGGAGAACCACCCGTTGTCCATCAAACACCTGGTCCCTGCTCTCATGAAGTTTTACACTG aCGTTGAGCACACTGGTGCTACCAGCGAGTTCTACGATAAGTTCACTATACGGTACCATATCAGTACTATCTTCAAGAGTCTCTGGCAGAACATTGCCCACCATGGCACCTTCATGGAGGAGTTCAA CTCTGGCAAGCAGTTTGTGCGCTACATCAACATGCTGATTAACGACACCACCTTCTTGTTAGACGAGAGCCTTGAGTCCCTGAAGCGCATCCATGAAGTTCAGGAAGAGATGAAGAATAAGGAGCAGTGGGATCAGCTGCCCAGA gagcagcagcagagccgCCAGTCCCAGCTGACTCAGGACGAGCGAGTGTCTCGCTCTTATCTGGCGCTGGCTACAGAAACGGTTGAAATGTTCCACATCCTAACCAAGCAGGTTCAGAAGCCCTTCCTCAGGCCT GAGCTCGGACCTCGTTTAGCTGCTATGCTGAACTTTAACCTTCAGCAGCTCTGTGGGCCCAAGTGCCGGGACCTGAAGGTGGAGAACCCAGAGAAATATGGCTTTGAGCCCAAAAAGCTCTTGGACCAGCTGACAGACATCTACCTTCAACTGGATTGCGCCCGCTTTGCTAAAGCGATTGCAGATGACCAG CGATCATACAGCCGGGAGCTTTTTGAGGAGGTTATTTCCAAGATGAGAAAGGCTGGTATTAAGTCCTCTATTGCCATTGAGAAATTCAAGCTGCTATCCGAGAAGGTGGAAGAAATAGTCGCCAAGAACTCCCAGTCAGAGATGGACTACAGCGACGCACCTGATGAGTTCAAAG
- the ube4b gene encoding ubiquitin conjugation factor E4 B isoform X1, with product MEELSADEIRRRRLARLAGGPTSQPSTPLSTPLTSPQRETPPGPLPGPSGVSPQPVPPAASQSLGLNVHSGTPATSPMGTSGVAYGSQSSEGVSSLSSSPSNSLETQSQSLSRSQSMDIDPASCEKSMSQVDVDSGIENMEVEDSDRREKRNLTEKETSANSDVSEDQALHLICKILRVSWKEQDRDVIFLPSLAADFHQNPKDVYSDFKDLISQILMEVLMMSSQSNVHNPFASLTATSQPIAAAKSSDHRLTLVQPSSQGGSPMGPSAGSFGASSLSSLYGCDSPHPMALNAAERTCPSLSTPAAPAPPSTPQFVVPPSPPATAGTRHTLNPSSTPMPISQRYRPYSVTTPLVASTPLSPVYRGYSFPGLSPSPAVPSVPPNTPVPATPLSPQSLLLSSPSSGIHPPSPPLPVVPPSPRLSSRQAAFAARIPSSSPLSFLFFALSDMSQDSSDEESEEEEDFAQVQFGSSLGACGGGMSCDSASDRFTIEACKETEMLNYLIERFDSVGMEERKAPKMCSQPNVSQLLSNIRSQCISHVALVLQGALTQPRSPLRQSLLVPYMLCRNLPYGFIQELVRITHQEEEVFKQIFIPILHGLALAVKECSFDSDNFKFPLMALAELCEIKFGKTHPVCNLATSLPLWCPKPLSPGCGREIQRLSYLGAFFSLSVFAEDDTKVGDKYFSGPAITMENTRVVSQSLQHYLESARGDLFKVLHNILLNGETRELALNYMAALVNYNVKKAQMQTDDKLVSTDGFMLNFLWVLQQLSMKIKLETVDPYYIFHPRCRLVVSLEETRLKATMEELKSWMAELHEDPSKFSEPKFPTECFFLTLHTHHLSILPSCRRYIRRLRAIRELNRTVEELKNSESQWKDSPLASRHREMLKRCKTQLKKLVRAKACADVGLLDENQLRRCLQFYSTVIQLILRMVDQAYPNITLPLNPEIPKSFAALPEFYVEDVAEFLLFVVQYSPQVLYEPCVQDVVTFLVVFICSQHYIRNPYLIAKLVEVLFVTNPAVQPRTQRFSEMMENHPLSIKHLVPALMKFYTDVEHTGATSEFYDKFTIRYHISTIFKSLWQNIAHHGTFMEEFNSGKQFVRYINMLINDTTFLLDESLESLKRIHEVQEEMKNKEQWDQLPREQQQSRQSQLTQDERVSRSYLALATETVEMFHILTKQVQKPFLRPELGPRLAAMLNFNLQQLCGPKCRDLKVENPEKYGFEPKKLLDQLTDIYLQLDCARFAKAIADDQRSYSRELFEEVISKMRKAGIKSSIAIEKFKLLSEKVEEIVAKNSQSEMDYSDAPDEFKDPLMDTLMTDPVILPSGNIMDRSIILRHLLNSPTDPFNRQPLTESMLESVPELKERIHAWMREKQGARPF from the exons ATGGAGGAGTTGAGCGCAGACGAG attcGCAGAAGGCGGCTGGCACGGCTGGCAGGAGGACCGACATCGCAACCCAGCACCCCCCTAAGCACCCCTCTCACGTCCCCACAGAGAGAGACTCCACCTGGACCCCTCCCTGGCCCCTCAGGCGTCTCACCCCAACCTGTACCACCAGCTGCCTCTCAGTCATTGGGTCTCAATGTCCACAGTGGTACCCCTGCCACATCCCCTATGGGCACCTCTG GTGTGGCATATGGTAGTCAGAGCAGCGAAGGTGTAAGCTCCCTCTCCAGCTCCCCCTCCAACAGTCTTGAGACACAGTCTCAGAGTTTGTCTCGATCGCAGAGCATGGACATTGACCCTGCCTCCTGTGAAAAGag CATGTCCCAGGTGGATGTGGACTCAGGGATTGAGAACATGGAGGTGGAGGACAGTGATCGCAGGGAGAAGAGAAACTTAACTGAAAAG GAAACTTCTGCAAACTCTGATGTCTCTGAAGATCAGGCTCTGCACTTGATTTGTAAAATCCTCCGCGTATCGTGGAAGGAGCAGGACAGAGATGTCATCTTTCTCCCTTCACTAGCTGCAGATTTTCACCAGAACCCTAAAGATG TGTACTCTGACTTCAAAGACCTCATCAGCCAGATCCTGATGGAAGTCTTAATGATGTCATCCCAGTCAAACGTCCACAACCCGTTCGCCAGCTTGACCGCCACCTCTCAGCCCATTGCGGCAGCGAAATCCTCCGACCACCGGCTGACGCTGGTGCAGCCCTCTAGCCAAGGCGGCAGCCCGATGGGCCCCAGTGCTGGGTCTTTTGGAGCCAGCTCTTTGTCCAG TTTGTATGGGTGCGATAGTCCTCATCCAATGGCGTTGAATGCAGCAGAGAGGACTTGCCCGTCTCTCTCTACCCCTGCTGCACCTGCTCCACCCTCTACGCCACAGTTTGTAGTTCCCCCCAGCCCACCTGCCACCGCCGGTACCAGGCACACCCTCAATCCGTCATCTACCCCCATGCCCATCTCTCAGAGATATCGACCCTACTCTGTCACCACTCCCTTGGTGGCTTCTACTCCCTTGAGCCCAGTTTACAGAGGATATAGTTTCCCTGGTCTTTCTCCCAGCCCAGCTGTGCCCTCCGTTCCTCCAAACACCCCGGTTCCGGCAACGCCTTTAAGCCCCCAGTCCCTTCTTTTGAGCTCGCCCAGCTCAGGCATTCATCCCCCTTCCCCGCCCCTTCCCGTGGTGCCTCCTTCTCCCAGACTGAGTTCTCGACAGGCTGCCTTTGCTGCCAGGATCCCATCATCTAG CCCCTTGTCGTTCCTGTTTTTTGCCCTTTCTGACATGTCTCAAGACAGCAGTGATGAAGagtctgaggaggaggaggattttGCACAGGTTCAGTTTGGGTCCAG TCTGGGTGCCTGTGGAGGGGGGATGTCATGCGATTCAGCCAGCGACCGTTTCACCATTGAAGCATGCAAAGAGACAGAGATGCTGAACTACCTCATTGAGCGTTTTGACAGTGTTGGCATGGAGGAGAGGAAAGCTCCCAAG atgTGCAGCCAACCAAATGTCAGCCAGCTTCTCAGCAACATTCGCTCTCAGTGTATCTCCCATGTTGCCCTTGTCCTGCAGGGGGCTCTGACTCAGCCTCG GAGCCCCCTCCGACAGTCTCTGCTGGTACCTTACATGCTGTGTCGGAACCTTCCGTATGGCTTTATTCAGGAGCTGGTGCGCATcacccaccaggaagaggaagtgTTCAAACAG attttcaTTCCCATTCTCCATGGGCTCGCTCTGGCAGTGAAAGAATGTTCCTTTGACAGCGACAACTTTAAATTCCCCCTCATG gcATTAGCTGAGCTTTGTGAAATTAAGTTTGGAAAAACTCATCCCGTGTGCAACTTG GCAACATCACTTCCTCTGTGGTGTCCCAAACCTCTGAGCCCTGGTTGTGGCAGAGAGATTCAGAGACTATCCTACCTTGGGGCGTTCTTTAGCCTTTCAGTATTTGCAGAGGATGAT ACCAAAGTAGGGGACAAGTATTTCTCTGGCCCAGCCATCACCATGGAGAACACCCGAGTTGTCAGTCAGTCGTTGCAGCACTATCTGGAGTCAGCAAGG GGTGACCTTTTCAAAGTTCTCCATAATATTCTGCTGAATGGAGAAACGCGCGAGTTAGCTCTCAACTACATGGCAGCTCTAGTCAACTACAATGTGAAGAAAGCTCAGATGCAG ACTGATGACAAGCTGGTTTCAACAGATGGCTTCATGCTCAACTTCTTATgggtgctgcagcagctgagcaTGAAGATAAAACTGGAGACAGTGGACCCATACTACATTTTCCATCCACGGTGTCGCCTTGTTGTCAGCCTGGAGGAGACTCGTCTTAAAGCCACCATGGAGGAGCTAAAAAGCTGGATGGCTGAGCTGC ATGAGGATCCCTCAAAGTTCTCGGAGCCCAAGTTTCCCACCGAGTGTTTTTTCTTGACACTTCACACTCATCACTTGTCCATCCTGCCAAGCTGTCGGCGCTACATCCGCAGATTGCGCGCCATCCGTGAACTCAACAG GACTGTAGAGGAGCTGAAAAACAGTGAGAGCCAATGGAAAGACTCTCCCTTGGCCAGTCGGCACAGAGAAATGCTGAAACGATGTAAAACCCAGCTCAAG AAACTGGTGCGAGCCAAAGCGTGCGCTGACGTGGGCCTTCTGGATGAGAACCAGCTGCGCAGATGTCTGCAGTTTTACAGCACAGTTATTCAGCTCATACTTCGCATGGTGGACCAGGCCTACCCCAA CATTACCCTCCCTTTGAACCCTGAGATTCCCAAAAGCTTTGCTGCTCTGCCGGAGTTTTATGTTGAAGACGTGGCagagtttctgctttttgttgtgCA GTACTCTCCCCAGGTTCTGTATGAGCCGTGTGTCCAGGATGTTGTCACCTTCTTGGTAGTGTTCATCTGCAGTCAGCACTACATCCGGAACCCCTACCTTATAGCCAAGTTGGTGGAAGTGCTGTTTGTCACCAACCCTGCTGTACAGCCTCGCACTCAGAGATTCTCTGAAATGATGGAGAACCACCCGTTGTCCATCAAACACCTGGTCCCTGCTCTCATGAAGTTTTACACTG aCGTTGAGCACACTGGTGCTACCAGCGAGTTCTACGATAAGTTCACTATACGGTACCATATCAGTACTATCTTCAAGAGTCTCTGGCAGAACATTGCCCACCATGGCACCTTCATGGAGGAGTTCAA CTCTGGCAAGCAGTTTGTGCGCTACATCAACATGCTGATTAACGACACCACCTTCTTGTTAGACGAGAGCCTTGAGTCCCTGAAGCGCATCCATGAAGTTCAGGAAGAGATGAAGAATAAGGAGCAGTGGGATCAGCTGCCCAGA gagcagcagcagagccgCCAGTCCCAGCTGACTCAGGACGAGCGAGTGTCTCGCTCTTATCTGGCGCTGGCTACAGAAACGGTTGAAATGTTCCACATCCTAACCAAGCAGGTTCAGAAGCCCTTCCTCAGGCCT GAGCTCGGACCTCGTTTAGCTGCTATGCTGAACTTTAACCTTCAGCAGCTCTGTGGGCCCAAGTGCCGGGACCTGAAGGTGGAGAACCCAGAGAAATATGGCTTTGAGCCCAAAAAGCTCTTGGACCAGCTGACAGACATCTACCTTCAACTGGATTGCGCCCGCTTTGCTAAAGCGATTGCAGATGACCAG CGATCATACAGCCGGGAGCTTTTTGAGGAGGTTATTTCCAAGATGAGAAAGGCTGGTATTAAGTCCTCTATTGCCATTGAGAAATTCAAGCTGCTATCCGAGAAGGTGGAAGAAATAGTCGCCAAGAACTCCCAGTCAGAGATGGACTACAGCGACGCACCTGATGAGTTCAAAG